The proteins below are encoded in one region of Coffea arabica cultivar ET-39 chromosome 4c, Coffea Arabica ET-39 HiFi, whole genome shotgun sequence:
- the LOC113739721 gene encoding protein ASPARTIC PROTEASE IN GUARD CELL 1-like, whose translation MAQTPSPILSFFLVLALLLSFTSVSNSIRDHQHNSYQIFDVSAVIQKTHQVFTQTPQAQQEEEAKPTITATAQHNSSVLSFSLHPRASVKKPQHKDYSSLTRARIARDSAQVNSLNSKLEFALSGYTQADLKPVPTAVQPEDLETPLTSGVSQGSGEYFARMGVGRPGRSYYMVIDTGSDLSWLQCQPCADCYQQTDPMFDPSSSSTYRTVSCSAQECSQLQISGCSDGKCIYQINYGDGSYTMGDLATDTVSFGNSGSVSDVPIGCGHDNVGLFVGAAGLVGLARAPLSLPGRLRATSFSYCLVNRDSSSSSTLDFNSAPPGDSVFASMVRNPKLDLFYYLDMVGINVGGETLSIPASVFQVDGNGRGGVIVDSGTAVTRLNTQAYNALRDAFKKYASDLPSSSGFSLFDTCYDFSSVGGSVRVPTVSFLFASGKRLSLKPSNYLVPVDGRGKFCLAFAPTSSLSIIGNVQQQGTRVSFDLANRQFGFSPNKC comes from the coding sequence ATGGCTCAAACTCCAAGCCCCATTCTCTCCTTCTTCTTAGTTCTCGCTCTCTTGCTTTCCTTTACCTCTGTTTCGAATTCCATTCGTGATCATCAACACAACAGCTACCAAATTTTTGATGTTTCAGCCGTTATCCAAAAAACCCATCAAGTTTTCACTCAAACCCCACAAGCCCAGCAGGAAGAAGAAGCTAAGCCTACCATCACTGCCACCGCACAACATAACTCTTCGGTTCTCTCATTTTCACTGCACCCAAGGGCTTCCGTGAAAAAACCGCAGCACAAAGATTATTCTTCCCTCACGCGCGCCCGTATCGCCCGTGACTCGGCCCAAGTTAACTCTCTCAACTCCAAGCTCGAGTTCGCTCTCTCCGGCTACACCCAAGCGGACCTCAAACCGGTTCCGACCGCCGTCCAACCGGAGGACCTGGAGACGCCGTTAACTTCCGGGGTAAGTCAGGGAAGCGGAGAGTACTTTGCCCGTATGGGCGTGGGTCGACCAGGCAGATCATACTACATGGTTATCGACACCGGAAGCGACCTCAGCTGGCTCCAATGCCAGCCCTGCGCCGACTGCTACCAACAAACCGACCCGATGTTCGACCCGAGTTCGTCATCGACTTACCGAACCGTTTCTTGCTCCGCACAGGAATGCTCGCAGCTCCAGATTTCAGGGTGTAGTGATGGGAAGTGTATTTATCAGATTAATTACGGGGATGGGTCCTACACGATGGGGGATTTAGCTACTGATACGGTGTCGTTTGGGAACTCGGGTTCGGTTAGTGACGTACCCATCGGATGCGGGCATGATAATGTGGGCTTGTTTGTTGGTGCGGCTGGCTTAGTTGGACTGGCTCGAGCCCCTTTATCATTGCCTGGCCGACTGAGAGCGACGTCGTTTTCTTACTGTTTAGTGAACCGCGACTCCAGCTCGTCTTCGACTCTGGATTTTAACTCAGCCCCACCCGGTGACTCAGTCTTTGCTTCGATGGTTAGAAACCCCAAACTGGATCTATTTTATTACCTGGACATGGTCGGGATAAATGTCGGCGGCGAGACTCTATCGATTCCGGCGTCGGTTTTCCAGGTGGACGGAAATGGGCGCGGAGGAGTTATAGTTGACTCGGGAACGGCTGTGACTCGGTTGAATACACAGGCGTATAACGCGCTGCGCGATGCGTTTAAGAAGTACGCATCAGATTTGCCTTCGTCCAGTGGGTTCTCTTTGTTCGACACGTGTTATGATTTTTCATCAGTCGGCGGTTCGGTGAGGGTTCCAACGGTGTCTTTTTTGTTTGCGAGTGGGAAGAGGCTGTCATTGAAGCCGAGTAATTACTTGGTGCCGGTTGATGGGCGGGGGAAATTTTGTTTGGCATTTGCTCCGACGAGTTCACTGTCCATTATCGGTAATGTGCAGCAGCAAGGGACACGTGTCAGTTTCGACCTGGCTAACAGGCAGTTTGGTTTTAGCCCCAATAAATGTTAG